The Lutra lutra chromosome 15, mLutLut1.2, whole genome shotgun sequence genome includes a region encoding these proteins:
- the LOC125086117 gene encoding quinone oxidoreductase-like protein 2 isoform X3, whose protein sequence is MAAVARGRWLPRAWLCRRAGPGCGRHYRAALCAELKQPLAIKEVASRPVRPHEVRVDVHFCGVNFADILVCRGQYQEKPQLPFTPGMEFSGTVLETGTDVSIVKEVLWQIPERVPLREAAALPVSYGTAVLALEHRARTRPGETVLVTAAAGATGLAVIDVATNVLQAQVFVIAAAGSDEKCKLAMQKGAQSTVNYSQGSLKEAVRKLVGSAGVNVAIDTVGGDVFLEALRSLAWEGRIVVVGFAGGNIASVPANLLLLKNISAMGLYWGRYKEQSFPVFSRTLSSALQYCQQGRIQPHIGAVFKLEEVNDAFLHVIQRKSTGKVLISLK, encoded by the exons ATGGCGGCGGTGGCTCGAGGCCGGTGGCTGCCTCGGGCGTGGCTCTGCAG GAGGGCGGGGCCGGGTTGCGGCCGCCACTACCGCGCCGCGCTCTGCGCCGAGCTGAAGCAGCCCTTGGCCATCAAGGAGGTCGCCTCCCGCCCTGTCAGGCCTCACGAG GTCAGAGTTGATGTCCATTTCTGTGGAGTTAATTTTGCTGACATTTTGGTCTGCCGTGGTCAGTATCAGGAAAAGCCCCAACTTCCCTTCACACCTG GAATGGAGTTTTCCGGGACTGTACTGGAGACAGGCACCGATGTCAGCATAGTGAAAGAGGTG CTGTGGCAGATTCCAGAAAGGGTCCCCCTCCGAGaagctgctgctctgcctgtatCTTATGGCACTGCTGTTTTGGCCTTGGAGCATCGGGCACGCACTCGACCAGG AGAAACTGTTTTAGTGAcggcagcagctggagccacaggCCTGGCGGTGATAGATGTGGCAACCAACGTTCTTCAGGCTCAGGTGTTT GTGATAGCTGCAGCTGGAAGTGACGAGAAGTGCAAACTGGCAATGCAGAAGGGCGCACAGTCCACTGTGAACTATAGTCAGGGCAGCCTGAAGGAGGCAGTGAGGAAGCTGGTGGGCAGTGCGGGGGTGAATGTGGCCATCGACACTGTGGGAGGAGATGTCTTCCTGGAGGCGCTCCGCAG CCTGGCGTGGGAGGGCAGGATCGTGGTGGTGGGTTTTGCTGGAGGAAACATTGCTTCTGTGCCAGCCAACCTCCTGCTCTTGAAGAATATCTCAGCCATGGGGCTGTACTGGGGCCGATACAAAGAGCAGAGCTTTCCCGTCTTCTCCAGAACCCTGTCCTCGGCTCTTCAGTATTGCCAGCAAGGGCGCATCCAGCCACACATCGGAGCAGTTTTTAAGCTGGAGGAG
- the LOC125086117 gene encoding quinone oxidoreductase-like protein 2 isoform X4: protein MAAVARGRWLPRAWLCRRAGPGCGRHYRAALCAELKQPLAIKEVASRPVRPHEVRVDVHFCGVNFADILVCRGQYQEKPQLPFTPGMEFSGTVLETGTDVSIVKEGDRVIGVSGFNGMAEECVIDQKALWQIPERVPLREAAALPVSYGTAVLALEHRARTRPGETVLVTAAAGATGLAVIDVATNVLQAQVFVIAAAGSDEKCKLAMQKGAQSTVNYSQGSLKEAVRKLVGSAGVNVAIDTVGGDVFLEALRRFRHQREQLSGSVKRNRSRGKIRKCLNIEKQDIQLENIQKMTADSLVGNIECFRNYACVKFSYAGPD, encoded by the exons ATGGCGGCGGTGGCTCGAGGCCGGTGGCTGCCTCGGGCGTGGCTCTGCAG GAGGGCGGGGCCGGGTTGCGGCCGCCACTACCGCGCCGCGCTCTGCGCCGAGCTGAAGCAGCCCTTGGCCATCAAGGAGGTCGCCTCCCGCCCTGTCAGGCCTCACGAG GTCAGAGTTGATGTCCATTTCTGTGGAGTTAATTTTGCTGACATTTTGGTCTGCCGTGGTCAGTATCAGGAAAAGCCCCAACTTCCCTTCACACCTG GAATGGAGTTTTCCGGGACTGTACTGGAGACAGGCACCGATGTCAGCATAGTGAAAGAG GGAGATCGAGTTATTGGTGTGAGTGGCTTTAATGGTATGGCTGAAGAATGCGTCATTGACCAAAAG GCACTGTGGCAGATTCCAGAAAGGGTCCCCCTCCGAGaagctgctgctctgcctgtatCTTATGGCACTGCTGTTTTGGCCTTGGAGCATCGGGCACGCACTCGACCAGG AGAAACTGTTTTAGTGAcggcagcagctggagccacaggCCTGGCGGTGATAGATGTGGCAACCAACGTTCTTCAGGCTCAGGTGTTT GTGATAGCTGCAGCTGGAAGTGACGAGAAGTGCAAACTGGCAATGCAGAAGGGCGCACAGTCCACTGTGAACTATAGTCAGGGCAGCCTGAAGGAGGCAGTGAGGAAGCTGGTGGGCAGTGCGGGGGTGAATGTGGCCATCGACACTGTGGGAGGAGATGTCTTCCTGGAGGCGCTCCGCAG GTTTCGGCATCAACGAGAACAGCTGAGTGGGAGTGTGAAAAGgaatagaagcagagggaaaatcaggaaatgcttaaatatagaaaaacaagaTATCCAACTGGAAAATATCCAGAAAATGACTGCAGACTCTTTAGTTGGCAATATTGAATGCTTTAGAAATTATGCATGTGTTAAATTCAGCTATGCTGGCCCCGATTAA
- the LOC125086117 gene encoding quinone oxidoreductase-like protein 2 isoform X1: MAAVARGRWLPRAWLCRRAGPGCGRHYRAALCAELKQPLAIKEVASRPVRPHEVRVDVHFCGVNFADILVCRGQYQEKPQLPFTPGMEFSGTVLETGTDVSIVKEGDRVIGVSGFNGMAEECVIDQKALWQIPERVPLREAAALPVSYGTAVLALEHRARTRPGETVLVTAAAGATGLAVIDVATNVLQAQVFVIAAAGSDEKCKLAMQKGAQSTVNYSQGSLKEAVRKLVGSAGVNVAIDTVGGDVFLEALRSLAWEGRIVVVGFAGGNIASVPANLLLLKNISAMGLYWGRYKEQSFPVFSRTLSSALQYCQQGRIQPHIGAVFKLEEVNDAFLHVIQRKSTGKVLISLK; this comes from the exons ATGGCGGCGGTGGCTCGAGGCCGGTGGCTGCCTCGGGCGTGGCTCTGCAG GAGGGCGGGGCCGGGTTGCGGCCGCCACTACCGCGCCGCGCTCTGCGCCGAGCTGAAGCAGCCCTTGGCCATCAAGGAGGTCGCCTCCCGCCCTGTCAGGCCTCACGAG GTCAGAGTTGATGTCCATTTCTGTGGAGTTAATTTTGCTGACATTTTGGTCTGCCGTGGTCAGTATCAGGAAAAGCCCCAACTTCCCTTCACACCTG GAATGGAGTTTTCCGGGACTGTACTGGAGACAGGCACCGATGTCAGCATAGTGAAAGAG GGAGATCGAGTTATTGGTGTGAGTGGCTTTAATGGTATGGCTGAAGAATGCGTCATTGACCAAAAG GCACTGTGGCAGATTCCAGAAAGGGTCCCCCTCCGAGaagctgctgctctgcctgtatCTTATGGCACTGCTGTTTTGGCCTTGGAGCATCGGGCACGCACTCGACCAGG AGAAACTGTTTTAGTGAcggcagcagctggagccacaggCCTGGCGGTGATAGATGTGGCAACCAACGTTCTTCAGGCTCAGGTGTTT GTGATAGCTGCAGCTGGAAGTGACGAGAAGTGCAAACTGGCAATGCAGAAGGGCGCACAGTCCACTGTGAACTATAGTCAGGGCAGCCTGAAGGAGGCAGTGAGGAAGCTGGTGGGCAGTGCGGGGGTGAATGTGGCCATCGACACTGTGGGAGGAGATGTCTTCCTGGAGGCGCTCCGCAG CCTGGCGTGGGAGGGCAGGATCGTGGTGGTGGGTTTTGCTGGAGGAAACATTGCTTCTGTGCCAGCCAACCTCCTGCTCTTGAAGAATATCTCAGCCATGGGGCTGTACTGGGGCCGATACAAAGAGCAGAGCTTTCCCGTCTTCTCCAGAACCCTGTCCTCGGCTCTTCAGTATTGCCAGCAAGGGCGCATCCAGCCACACATCGGAGCAGTTTTTAAGCTGGAGGAG
- the LOC125086117 gene encoding quinone oxidoreductase-like protein 2 isoform X5 gives MAAVARGRWLPRAWLCRRAGPGCGRHYRAALCAELKQPLAIKEVASRPVRPHEVRVDVHFCGVNFADILVCRGQYQEKPQLPFTPGMEFSGTVLETGTDVSIVKEGDRVIGVSGFNGMAEECVIDQKVIAAAGSDEKCKLAMQKGAQSTVNYSQGSLKEAVRKLVGSAGVNVAIDTVGGDVFLEALRSLAWEGRIVVVGFAGGNIASVPANLLLLKNISAMGLYWGRYKEQSFPVFSRTLSSALQYCQQGRIQPHIGAVFKLEEVNDAFLHVIQRKSTGKVLISLK, from the exons ATGGCGGCGGTGGCTCGAGGCCGGTGGCTGCCTCGGGCGTGGCTCTGCAG GAGGGCGGGGCCGGGTTGCGGCCGCCACTACCGCGCCGCGCTCTGCGCCGAGCTGAAGCAGCCCTTGGCCATCAAGGAGGTCGCCTCCCGCCCTGTCAGGCCTCACGAG GTCAGAGTTGATGTCCATTTCTGTGGAGTTAATTTTGCTGACATTTTGGTCTGCCGTGGTCAGTATCAGGAAAAGCCCCAACTTCCCTTCACACCTG GAATGGAGTTTTCCGGGACTGTACTGGAGACAGGCACCGATGTCAGCATAGTGAAAGAG GGAGATCGAGTTATTGGTGTGAGTGGCTTTAATGGTATGGCTGAAGAATGCGTCATTGACCAAAAG GTGATAGCTGCAGCTGGAAGTGACGAGAAGTGCAAACTGGCAATGCAGAAGGGCGCACAGTCCACTGTGAACTATAGTCAGGGCAGCCTGAAGGAGGCAGTGAGGAAGCTGGTGGGCAGTGCGGGGGTGAATGTGGCCATCGACACTGTGGGAGGAGATGTCTTCCTGGAGGCGCTCCGCAG CCTGGCGTGGGAGGGCAGGATCGTGGTGGTGGGTTTTGCTGGAGGAAACATTGCTTCTGTGCCAGCCAACCTCCTGCTCTTGAAGAATATCTCAGCCATGGGGCTGTACTGGGGCCGATACAAAGAGCAGAGCTTTCCCGTCTTCTCCAGAACCCTGTCCTCGGCTCTTCAGTATTGCCAGCAAGGGCGCATCCAGCCACACATCGGAGCAGTTTTTAAGCTGGAGGAG
- the LOC125086117 gene encoding quinone oxidoreductase-like protein 2 isoform X2, translating into MAAVARGRWLPRAWLCRRAGPGCGRHYRAALCAELKQPLAIKEVASRPVRPHEVRVDVHFCGVNFADILVCRGQYQEKPQLPFTPGMEFSGTVLETGTDVSIVKEGDRVIGVSGFNGMAEECVIDQKALWQIPERVPLREAAALPVSYGTAVLALEHRARTRPGETVLVTAAAGATGLAVIDVATNVLQAQVIAAAGSDEKCKLAMQKGAQSTVNYSQGSLKEAVRKLVGSAGVNVAIDTVGGDVFLEALRSLAWEGRIVVVGFAGGNIASVPANLLLLKNISAMGLYWGRYKEQSFPVFSRTLSSALQYCQQGRIQPHIGAVFKLEEVNDAFLHVIQRKSTGKVLISLK; encoded by the exons ATGGCGGCGGTGGCTCGAGGCCGGTGGCTGCCTCGGGCGTGGCTCTGCAG GAGGGCGGGGCCGGGTTGCGGCCGCCACTACCGCGCCGCGCTCTGCGCCGAGCTGAAGCAGCCCTTGGCCATCAAGGAGGTCGCCTCCCGCCCTGTCAGGCCTCACGAG GTCAGAGTTGATGTCCATTTCTGTGGAGTTAATTTTGCTGACATTTTGGTCTGCCGTGGTCAGTATCAGGAAAAGCCCCAACTTCCCTTCACACCTG GAATGGAGTTTTCCGGGACTGTACTGGAGACAGGCACCGATGTCAGCATAGTGAAAGAG GGAGATCGAGTTATTGGTGTGAGTGGCTTTAATGGTATGGCTGAAGAATGCGTCATTGACCAAAAG GCACTGTGGCAGATTCCAGAAAGGGTCCCCCTCCGAGaagctgctgctctgcctgtatCTTATGGCACTGCTGTTTTGGCCTTGGAGCATCGGGCACGCACTCGACCAGG AGAAACTGTTTTAGTGAcggcagcagctggagccacaggCCTGGCGGTGATAGATGTGGCAACCAACGTTCTTCAGGCTCAG GTGATAGCTGCAGCTGGAAGTGACGAGAAGTGCAAACTGGCAATGCAGAAGGGCGCACAGTCCACTGTGAACTATAGTCAGGGCAGCCTGAAGGAGGCAGTGAGGAAGCTGGTGGGCAGTGCGGGGGTGAATGTGGCCATCGACACTGTGGGAGGAGATGTCTTCCTGGAGGCGCTCCGCAG CCTGGCGTGGGAGGGCAGGATCGTGGTGGTGGGTTTTGCTGGAGGAAACATTGCTTCTGTGCCAGCCAACCTCCTGCTCTTGAAGAATATCTCAGCCATGGGGCTGTACTGGGGCCGATACAAAGAGCAGAGCTTTCCCGTCTTCTCCAGAACCCTGTCCTCGGCTCTTCAGTATTGCCAGCAAGGGCGCATCCAGCCACACATCGGAGCAGTTTTTAAGCTGGAGGAG